The following coding sequences are from one Candidatus Zixiibacteriota bacterium window:
- a CDS encoding thermonuclease family protein yields MARKRKHKARLAGRLALLLVLIAAVLIVRRSDIGRDPAPVPLTTVVKIIDGDTMVLGNGETVRLLAIDTPEDGEPLHDEAAALLAQVALGKEARIVSSGRRRDTYGRLLAYVYVDDTLLVNRVLVDSGLAYVYLFRDTDTGRPETDRIIAAQRAALDRRAGLFALPRAAEPYYVAGRTSYRFHRPGCPSTAEFTSGRARTFATRRDALAEGLSPCRRCKP; encoded by the coding sequence GTGGCGAGGAAACGGAAGCATAAAGCCCGGCTGGCCGGACGGCTGGCGCTCCTTTTGGTCCTGATCGCGGCGGTCCTGATAGTCCGCCGCTCGGACATCGGCCGCGACCCGGCGCCGGTCCCCCTCACCACGGTGGTGAAGATAATCGACGGCGACACCATGGTGCTCGGCAACGGCGAGACGGTCCGCCTGCTGGCAATCGACACGCCCGAAGACGGGGAGCCGCTCCACGACGAGGCGGCCGCGCTGCTCGCGCAAGTCGCTCTCGGCAAAGAAGCCCGCATCGTTTCTTCCGGCCGCCGGCGCGACACCTACGGCCGCCTCCTGGCGTACGTGTACGTCGACGATACCCTGCTGGTGAACCGGGTGCTTGTCGACAGCGGCCTCGCTTACGTCTACCTGTTCCGGGACACCGACACCGGGCGCCCCGAGACCGACCGGATCATCGCCGCCCAGCGAGCCGCGCTCGACCGCCGGGCGGGGCTGTTCGCGCTCCCGCGGGCCGCGGAGCCCTACTATGTCGCCGGCCGAACCTCCTACCGCTTCCATCGTCCCGGCTGCCCCTCGACCGCCGAATTCACGTCCGGCCGGGCCCGCACTTTTGCGACCCGCCGCGACGCCCTGGCCGAGGGACTCTCGCCATGCCGTCGCT
- a CDS encoding SMC family ATPase, which translates to MTPPAVFFLAMRLSSLKIRNFRVLKSVDLTFADEVIGITGGNGAGKSSLVEAIAWALYGNQAARSRREEIKAAFARPEDLCEVSLEFLINDEKYRVIRRLVGKSERPEVELYRGESSESVGVNETRKYVGELLGLDWRGFLTSFLARQQELNALSVLQPARRKDHLAGMLGIDRLERAIVRVKEDVKIAGGQTELLARQVADGESLTTAIAQLTARRSELEGLQSAAAAERKAAEEAFAAARAEYIKAQETRAAWSELGAGLEAARKTAAALAVRLKELEADTVQLAQADSAAAEVRARIAALEPARRELEVLSEARARRQLLDQMERQRTELQAELDQTARAVEESARALAGLESDLAAIPASITAAAEAGKADLDAARQEYGRLLAEQKSIEVQKEKLAAQMRSIASLGPDSVCDRCLRPFGDDLPAIRRHLAEELEQLTAAFAGLGRELASAAARGTQLKQQAEALEARSLARRELVIRREAAAREREALSARLAELGRRGEAARVKIAEIGEVVFDEDRFAQAQQAVAALEAEHRQLHRLEGQLARREAVTAARARTDAALVQAQAEADTLLQRRDGLGYAEETFAACRERFEAAQARFETAREAAVGAVKEFELTGRELDGKREQLARLEAARAQLDQSRARQYYGEKLAGLFAEFRELLISRIRPTLSDISGRLLAEMTDGRYSMVELDEKYNLQVLDDGQFYGIDRFSGGEKDLANLCLRLAISEALLQSAGIDRSFIILDEVFGSQDDGRKELIVQALTNLTHRFPQIFLITHVGDIRDRVECLIEVAPTGLGWSKVTVRGEETEA; encoded by the coding sequence TTGACCCCGCCCGCCGTCTTCTTTCTCGCCATGCGCCTGAGTTCACTTAAAATCCGAAATTTCCGGGTCCTGAAATCGGTCGACCTGACTTTCGCGGACGAAGTGATCGGCATCACCGGCGGCAACGGCGCCGGCAAGTCCTCCCTGGTCGAGGCGATCGCCTGGGCCCTCTACGGCAACCAGGCGGCCCGCTCCAGGCGGGAAGAGATCAAGGCGGCTTTCGCTCGTCCCGAAGACTTGTGCGAAGTATCCCTCGAATTCCTTATTAATGACGAAAAGTACCGTGTAATCCGCCGCCTCGTCGGGAAATCGGAGCGGCCGGAAGTCGAGCTCTACCGGGGGGAATCCTCGGAGTCGGTCGGCGTCAACGAGACCCGGAAATACGTGGGGGAGCTGCTTGGTCTGGACTGGCGGGGTTTTCTGACCTCGTTTCTCGCCCGCCAGCAGGAGCTCAACGCCCTCTCCGTCCTGCAGCCGGCTCGGAGGAAAGACCATCTGGCCGGGATGCTGGGAATCGACCGGCTCGAGCGGGCGATTGTCCGGGTCAAGGAAGATGTGAAAATCGCGGGCGGGCAAACCGAGCTCCTGGCCCGCCAGGTGGCCGACGGAGAGAGCCTCACTACGGCGATCGCCCAGTTGACGGCCCGCCGATCCGAACTGGAAGGGCTCCAGTCCGCTGCTGCGGCCGAGAGGAAAGCGGCCGAGGAGGCGTTTGCCGCGGCCCGCGCCGAGTATATCAAAGCCCAGGAGACCCGGGCCGCCTGGAGCGAACTCGGGGCGGGGCTCGAGGCCGCCCGCAAGACCGCCGCCGCGCTGGCGGTCCGCCTCAAAGAACTCGAGGCCGACACCGTTCAGTTGGCCCAGGCGGACTCGGCCGCGGCCGAAGTCCGGGCCCGTATAGCCGCTCTTGAGCCGGCCCGGCGGGAACTCGAAGTCCTGTCCGAGGCCCGCGCCCGCCGCCAACTGCTCGACCAGATGGAGCGGCAGAGAACCGAACTTCAGGCGGAACTCGACCAGACCGCGCGGGCGGTCGAGGAATCGGCCCGCGCGCTGGCCGGGCTGGAATCCGACCTCGCGGCCATTCCCGCATCGATCACCGCCGCCGCCGAGGCCGGCAAAGCCGACCTCGACGCCGCCCGGCAGGAGTACGGCCGCCTGCTGGCCGAACAGAAGTCAATCGAGGTCCAGAAAGAGAAACTGGCGGCGCAGATGCGGTCGATCGCCAGCCTCGGCCCCGATTCCGTCTGCGACCGGTGCCTCCGGCCGTTTGGCGATGATCTCCCGGCGATCCGCCGGCACCTGGCCGAGGAGCTCGAGCAGTTGACCGCCGCCTTTGCCGGGCTCGGCCGGGAGCTCGCCTCCGCCGCCGCCCGCGGCACGCAGCTCAAACAGCAGGCCGAGGCGCTGGAGGCTCGCTCGCTGGCCCGGCGGGAACTCGTGATCAGGCGGGAAGCCGCCGCCCGGGAGCGCGAAGCGCTCTCGGCGCGTCTGGCCGAGCTCGGGCGGAGGGGAGAGGCGGCCCGGGTCAAGATCGCCGAAATCGGCGAGGTGGTGTTCGACGAGGACCGGTTTGCCCAGGCGCAGCAAGCGGTCGCGGCGCTCGAAGCCGAGCACCGACAACTCCACCGCCTCGAGGGGCAACTGGCGCGGCGGGAGGCGGTCACCGCCGCCCGCGCCCGCACCGACGCGGCGCTCGTCCAGGCCCAGGCCGAGGCCGATACCCTCCTGCAGCGGCGCGACGGCCTCGGCTACGCCGAGGAGACATTCGCCGCCTGCCGGGAACGGTTCGAGGCGGCGCAGGCGCGGTTCGAAACGGCCCGCGAGGCGGCCGTCGGGGCGGTCAAGGAATTCGAACTGACCGGCCGGGAGCTCGACGGCAAGAGGGAGCAACTGGCCCGCCTGGAGGCCGCCCGCGCCCAGCTAGACCAGTCGCGCGCCCGCCAGTACTACGGCGAGAAACTGGCCGGGCTGTTCGCCGAATTCCGCGAACTCCTCATCTCCCGCATCCGCCCGACCCTCTCCGATATCTCCGGCCGCCTGCTGGCCGAGATGACCGACGGGCGCTACTCGATGGTCGAGCTCGATGAGAAGTACAACCTGCAGGTGCTCGACGACGGGCAGTTTTACGGCATCGACCGCTTCTCCGGCGGCGAAAAGGATCTGGCCAACCTCTGCCTCCGCCTGGCGATCTCGGAGGCGCTGCTCCAGTCAGCCGGCATCGACCGCTCCTTCATTATCCTCGACGAGGTGTTCGGGTCGCAGGACGACGGGCGCAAGGAGCTGATCGTACAGGCGCTCACCAACCTCACTCACCGTTTTCCCCAGATATTCCTCATCACCCACGTGGGCGATATCCGGGACCGCGTCGAGTGCCTGATCGAGGTTGCGCCCACCGGGCTGGGGTGGTCGAAGGTGACGGTGCGTGGCGAGGAAACGGAAGCATAA